In Dromiciops gliroides isolate mDroGli1 chromosome 4, mDroGli1.pri, whole genome shotgun sequence, one DNA window encodes the following:
- the NME1 gene encoding nucleoside diphosphate kinase A isoform X1 → MANSERTFIAIKPDGVQRGLVGEIVKRFEQKGFRLVGLKFMQASEDLLREHYIDLKDRPFYAGLVKYMHSGPVVAMVWEGLNVVKTGRMMLGETNPADSKPGTIRGDFCIQVGRNIIHGSDSVESAEKEIGLWFHPDELVDYKSCAQQWIYE, encoded by the exons ATGGCTAACAGTGAGCGTACTTTTATTGCCATCAAGCCAGATGGGGTCCAGAGGGGCCTGGTTGGAGAGATTGTTAAGCGCTTTGAACAAAAAGGATTCCGACTTGTTGGCTTAAAATTCATGCAA GCTTCTGAAGATCTTCTCAGAGAGCACTACATTGACCTGAAGGATCGCCCGTTCTATGCAGGCTTGGTAAAGTACATGCATTCTGGGCCTGTGGTAGCCATG GTCTGGGAGGGGCTGAATGTGGTGAAGACAGGTCGAATGATGCTGGGAGAGACCAACCCAGCAGATTCCAAACCAGGCACTATCCGTGGGGACTTCTGTATTCAAGTTGGCAG GAATATTATTCATGGCAGTGATTCAGTGGAGAGTGCTGAGAAGGAGATCGGCTTGTGGTTTCATCCTGATGAACTGGTTGATTACAAGAGCTGTGCCCAGCAGTGGATCTATGAGTGA
- the NME1 gene encoding nucleoside diphosphate kinase A isoform X2 produces MPVMIHPSQKHGRRDKELGDSTMQASEDLLREHYIDLKDRPFYAGLVKYMHSGPVVAMVWEGLNVVKTGRMMLGETNPADSKPGTIRGDFCIQVGRNIIHGSDSVESAEKEIGLWFHPDELVDYKSCAQQWIYE; encoded by the exons ATGCCAGTTATGATCCACCCATCCCAAAAACATGGAAGGAGAGACAAGGAGCTTGGAGATTCCACAATGCAG GCTTCTGAAGATCTTCTCAGAGAGCACTACATTGACCTGAAGGATCGCCCGTTCTATGCAGGCTTGGTAAAGTACATGCATTCTGGGCCTGTGGTAGCCATG GTCTGGGAGGGGCTGAATGTGGTGAAGACAGGTCGAATGATGCTGGGAGAGACCAACCCAGCAGATTCCAAACCAGGCACTATCCGTGGGGACTTCTGTATTCAAGTTGGCAG GAATATTATTCATGGCAGTGATTCAGTGGAGAGTGCTGAGAAGGAGATCGGCTTGTGGTTTCATCCTGATGAACTGGTTGATTACAAGAGCTGTGCCCAGCAGTGGATCTATGAGTGA